The following coding sequences lie in one Primulina huaijiensis isolate GDHJ02 chromosome 2, ASM1229523v2, whole genome shotgun sequence genomic window:
- the LOC140965697 gene encoding kinesin-like protein KIN-4C yields the protein MENGDSSQSVRVSVNIRPLVTPELLMGCTDCITVYPAQKQVQIGSHAFTFDHLFGSKGSPSSCIYDECVAPLVDALFSGYNGTVLAYGQTGSGKTYTMGTNYNGEGHQAGVIPNVMDTIFRKMESMKECTEFLVRVSFIEIFKEEVFDLLDPTPAFSKVETPYMAKTVGPARVPIQIRETVSGGITLAGVTEAEVRTKEEMASYLLQGSLCRATGSTNMNSQSSRSHAIFTISMEQKKIARSSSGDDIGDEILIAKLHLVDLAGSERAKRTGADGTRLREGIHINKGLLALGNVISALGDDKKRKEGCHVPYRDSKLTRILQDSLGGNSKTIMIACVSPADTNAEETINTLKYANRARNIQNKAIINRDPMAAQTQMMRNQIEQLQAELLYFQGGTTAPSEEIKILKHKISLLEASKTALQEELQDCRIGYENLLQRAIDAQAERDILVLKIESAQQNGKLLDDTNTKSDKDFDMIKSYVTKIQELEGQLLRLQILDGSRRGDNHEYLSLEDDGTHGSYSCLFDSDLQNVEKDGGAEVAQKEIDYSSLQQKLDTELKELDKRLEEKEAEMKRFTGTDTSVLKLHYEKKVNDLELEKRALQKEIEGLRQNLSDISSNSGDSAQKLKEEYLQKLNILETQVAELKKKQDAQAQLLRQKQKSDEAAKRLLDEIQRIKTQKVQLQQKIKQESEQFRQWKATREKEVLQLKKEGRRNEYEMHKLLALNQRQKLVLQRKTEEAAMATKRLKDLVDSRKASREFPGAINNKNGSGIQALVQAIEHELEVTVRVHEVRSEYERQMQERAKMAEEVARLKEEALIEKTNLSECPQTMSPGARNSRIFALENMLATSSSTLVSMASQLSEAEECGRAFSGRGRWNQIRSLVEAKNIMNYLFNLASSSRCQLRDMEVDCSEKDTEIKDMKEKIVNLIRQLELTKVEFARQENLMKLAWKRHSIEKTMNFETSLTNICKGHVYDLRPKGFRSSMVFDSGLNRHELLEDMDTSDEYEPEASDLFTDDDSVWECAKRKRRQANKRNSKKDNPLETSMDLEEKNPVSSTEQVCCSCTKGSFCKTSRCECRAARGNCNMSCSCEPTRCSNREEVYAKDSVQTEFLESAGHISGTDDAEQNHSLASQGARLLQNALSQKPANMKDGGHTRKPLSDIGNNIAISGASKPMNRKKWRKSLIQLVPAPPPTSLAQNVEAPMQPKNNDEIDIPLKLPRAMRSTLTNTNLLKERNLDQVNESVDKDSYPSTIGSPSQQGRTKNGKENDAL from the exons ATGGAGAACGGCGATTCATCGCAGAGTGTGAGGGTTTCTGTGAATATACGACCGCTAGTTACTCCGGAGCTACTAATGGGATGCACAGACTGCATCACAGTCTATCCGGCCCAGAAGCAG GTGCAAATTGGATCGCATGCCTTCACATTTGATCATTTATTTGGTAGCAAGGGAAGTCCATCTTCTTGCATATATGATGAATGTGTAGCGCCGCTGGTCGATGCGCTGTTTAGTGGCTACAATGGCACTGTACTTGCCTATGGTCAG ACTGGGTCGGGGAAGACCTACACAATGGGCACCAATTATAATGGCGAAGGACACCAAGCTGGGGTTATTCCTAATGTGATGGAtacaatttttagaaaaatggAAAGCATGAAGGAGTGTACCGAGTTTTTGGTTAGGGTATCCTTTATTGAG ATTTTTAAGGAAGAAGTATTTGACTTACTTGATCCGACTCCGGCTTTTTCAAAAGTTGAGACACCATACATGGCAAAGACCGTGGGTCCAGCAAGAGTTCCTATTCAAATTAGAGAGACTGTGAGTGGAGGGATCACACTGGCTGGTGTTACAGAGGCAGAGGTGAGGACAAAGGAAGAGATGGCTTCTTACCTGTTGCAGGGTTCATTATGCCGTGCCACTGGGAGCACAAACATGAATAGTCAATCAAG TCGATCACATGCAATTTTCACAATTTCCATGGAACAAAAGAAAATAGCTCGATCTTCAAGTGGAGATGATATTGGTGATGAAATTTTGATTGCCAAGCTTCATTTAGTAGACCTTGCGGGCTCCGAGCGTGCGAAGAGGACAGGTGCAGATGGTACACGATTGCGAGAAG GAATTCACATCAACAAGGGGTTGTTGGCTCTAGGCAATGTCATCAGTGCTTTAGGTGATGACAAGAAACGAAAAGAAGGATGCCATGTACCTTACCGTGATAGCAAGTTAACTCGTATATTACAG GATTCTCTCGGTGGAAATAGTAAAACAATAATGATTG cTTGTGTAAGCCCAGCTGACACGAATGCAGAGGAGACAATCAACACTTTAAAATATGCGAATCGGGCTCGTAACATTCAAAATAAAGCAATC ATCAATCGTGATCCAATGGCAGCTCAAACGCAAATGATGCGAAATCAAATTGAACAGTTGCAGGCAGAGTTGCTTTACTTTCAAGGCGGCACCACCGCACCATCAGAAGAAATTAAA ATTCTtaagcataaaatatcattacTTGAGGCAAGTAAAACAGCTCTACAGGAGGAACTTCAGGACTGTCGaattggttatgagaatttGTTGCAGCGTGCTATTGATGCTCAGGCAGAAAGGGATATACTTGTTTTGAAAATTGAATCAGCTCAACAAAATGGAAAACTTTTGGATGATACCAACACTAAATCAGATAAG GACTTTGATATGATCAAAAGCTACGTCACTAAAATTCAAGAACTTGAGGGACAGTTGCTACGATTGCAAATTTTAGACGGTTCAAGACGCGGTGATAATCATGAGTATCTTTCTTTGGAAGATGATGGGACTCACGGAAGTTATTCATGCCTTTTTGATTCTGATTTACAAAATGTTGAAAAAGATG GTGGGGCAGAAGTTGCACAAAAGGAGATTGATTATTCTTCTCTTCAACAAAAATTGGATACGGAGCTCAAGGAATTGGACAAGAGACTTGAAGAAAAGGAG GCTGAAATGAAGCGTTTTACGGGCACTGATACCTCAGTTCTTAAGCTGCATTATGAGAAAAAAGTTAATGATTTGGAACTTGAAAAGAGGGCCTTACAG AAAGAGATTGAAGGTTTGAGACAGAATCTCTCGGACATCTCATCCAATTCTGGCGACAGTGCTCAAAAGTTGAAGGAAGAATATCTTCAAAAGCTCAACATACTTGAGACACAG GTTGCCGAGTTGAAGAAAAAACAGGATGCCCAAGCTCAACTGCTgagacaaaaacaaaaaagcGACGAGGCTGCCAAAAGGTTGTTGGATGAGATTCAGAGGATAAAGACGCAAAAG GTTCAATTACAACAAAAGATAAAGCAAGAATCGGAACAATTTAGACAGTGGAAAGCTACTCGTGAAAAGGAAGTACTTCAG TTAAAGAAAGAAGGAAGGAGGAATGAATATGAGATGCACAAGCTGTTGGCACTCAACCAAAGACAAAAATTG GTGTTGCAACGAAAGACTGAAGAAGCTGCTATGGCTACCAAGCGCCTTAAAGATTTGGTGGATTCTCGTAAAGCATCACGGGAATTCCCag GTGCAATAAATAATAAGAATGGTTCTGGGATTCAG GCATTAGTACAAGCGATTGAACATGAACTTGAGGTTACTGTTCGAGTACATGAAGTTCGATCAGAGTATGAGCGACAAATGCAAGA gaggGCAAAAATGGCTGAAGAAGTGGCAAGACTGAAGGAAGAAGCATTGATTGAGAAGACGAATTTAAG TGAATGCCCTCAGACAATGTCTCCGGGTGCTCGAAATTCTAGAATTTTTGCTCTTGAGAATATGCTTGCTACTTCTTCAAGCACTCTTGTTTCCATGGCATCTCAATTATCAGAAGCAGAGGAGTGTGGGCGAGCATTTAGTGGTAGAGGAAGGTGGAACCAAATTCGTTCGCTGGTGGAAGCTAAGAATATTATGAATTATCTTTTTAACTTGGCATCGTCCTCCAG ATGCCAGCTGAGAGACATGGAAGTTGATTGCAGTGAGAAGGATACGGAGATCAAAGATATGAAGGAAAAAATAGTCAATTTGATCAGGCAGTTGGAATTAACAAAGGTTGAATTCGCACGCCAGGAGAATTTAATG AAATTGGCTTGGAAGAGACACTCCATAGAAAAGACGATGAACTTTGAAACAAGTCTGACTAATATTTGCAAAGGTCATGTGTATGATTTGCGGCCCAAG GGATTCCGGAGCTCCATGGTATTTGATAGTGGATTGAACAGACATGAGTTGTTGGAAGACATGGATACATCTGATGAATATGAACCAGAGGCTTCTGATCTGTTTACAGATGATGACAGTGTGTGGGAGTGTGCAAAGAGAAAACGACGACAAGCTAACAAGAGAAATTCGAAAAAAGACAATCCTTTAGAAACTTCCATGGATTTAGAAGAAAAGAATCCCGTGAGCTCAACAGAGCAAGTTTGTTGCTCTTGTACCAAAGGTTCTTTCTGCAAAACATCTAGATGTGAGTGTCGTGCTGCGAGGGGCAATTGTAACATGTCGTGCAGTTGTGAACCCACCAGATGTAGCAACAGGGAAGAAGTTTATGCAAAGGACTCAGTTCAAACTGAATTTCTTGAATCTGCCGGACATATTTCTGGGACAGATGATGCGGAACAAAATCATAGCCTTGCTTCTCAAGGTGCAAGGCTACTTCAGAATGCTTTATCTCAGAAGCCGGCCAACATGAAAGATGGAGGCCATACTAGGAAGCCATTATCCGACATCGGCAACAACATA GCAATATCTGGGGCATCAAAACCCATGAACAGGAAAAAATGGCGTAAATCCCTTATTCAACTTGTCCCTGCTCCACCTCCTACATCCCTAGCACAGAATGTTGAAGCGCCAATGCAACCAAAAAATAATGATGAAATTGATATCCCATTGAAGTTACCAAGAGCAATGCGCTCGACTTTGACAAATACCAATCTTTTGAAGGAGAGGAACTTGGATCAAGTAAACGAATCGGTTGATAAAGACAGTTACCCTTCAACTATTGGAAGTCCAAGTCAGCAGGGAAGAACAAAGAATGGTAAAGAAAATGATGCACTGTAA
- the LOC140959128 gene encoding probable ubiquitin-like-specific protease 2B, with amino-acid sequence MDKDPSSAFDGKATFQRVRKWTRKVNLLEKDFIFIPVNYNYHWSLIMICYFGDVAKNTDVDDKLVRVPCILHNGFSKRNSYGPQRSYAEVHSRSVIRDGT; translated from the exons ATGGACAAAGATCCATCCAGTGCTTTTGATGGCAAGGCAACTTTCCAGCGAGTTCGTAAATGGACGAGAAAAGTGAATTTACTGGAAAAGGACTTCATATTTATTCCCGTCAACTACAA TTACCACTGGAGTCTTATAATGATTTGTTATTTTGGTGATGTCGCAAAGAATACAG ATGTCGATGACAAGCTGGTTAGAGTTCCCTGTATATTGCATAATGGATTCTCTAAGAGGAACTCATATGGACCTCAAAGATCTTATGCAGAGGTACATTCTCGTTCAGTTATTAGAGATGGTACATGA